One genomic window of Punica granatum isolate Tunisia-2019 chromosome 1, ASM765513v2, whole genome shotgun sequence includes the following:
- the LOC116210753 gene encoding disease resistance protein RPM1-like, with protein sequence MAEGPVTFLLNKLSSFLDSEIHIFRNVQEEVIDLRDELARTKAFLRTADSLVESNEQVQVWVEQIRDLAYQMEDVLDEFKLLSVEDHGDGLHGILCKFGGNIRNLKARYRAINDLQRVSSRLKSVCEGHKRLRQKFRRAGQHVQSNDGDGPWQDHRSDALLLDKTDLVGIEEPKRLLVQHLIEGPAKREVISVVGMGGLGKTTLVKQVYDHPAIKKHFAIRVWVTFSTSSKTEELLKEMLQKIAHQIRKPAPKRVDTSNSDWLKMMIKGCLLNRRYLIILDDVWHVNKWDAVKYAFPNDGCGSRVMLTTRKADVASASLADFGGKRYDSKPLADEESWKLFCRKTFPGNNTCPSNLEETCKTILSKCEGLPLPIVAISGVLASKDMRRIDEWDLVRRTLRAEIDGNDRLKKINKVLSLSFNDLPYYLKSCFLHLSVFPEGHGIERMRLIRLWVAEGFVETKEGRTLEEVAEGYLKELLNRSLLQVTDTTSDGRVKECRIHHLLQQIAIQKSKDQHFAARVDEQNASWPDKVRRLSIHNRFQSSHKDRSLSQLRSLFMSGVEKSSVKAALLCVLKLLAVLDLQAVPNLRKFPVQVVEMYSLRYLSFRYTEVETVPSSIGKLQNLETLDLKHTYVTDLPIEIMKLQRLRHLLVYRYETISYSHSKYGFRTPADIGSLQYLQKLCYIEADDERSHALMEDIGKLTQLRRLCILKLKKEDGAALCSSIAKLTNLVALSVSSLEDDEVLDLQDLSSPPPLLQRIYLKGRLLAIPHWIPTLESIVTLHLRLCCLKDDPLLSLQNLPNLVHVELEKVYNWKILHFSAKGFKKLRRLGLDNFQELRGIEVEEGALPSFVKLIIQRCKLLQNVPSGIEYLTKLKVLEFFDVHDELVRKLEHDDQSEDYRKVAHIPELRYGSWTDGGWDVKSVQRTGEEAGSSHSGNGRSRSELPPCWK encoded by the coding sequence ATGGCAGAAGGTCCAGTGACCTTTCTACTGAACAAGCTCTCGAGCTTCTTAGACAGTGAGATCCACATCTTTAGAAATGTTCAGGAAGAGGTCATAGACTTGAGAGATGAACTCGCACGTACCAAGGCCTTCCTGAGGACTGCAGACTCCCTCGTGGAGAGCAACGAGCAAGTCCAAGTATGGGTCGAGCAAATCAGGGACCTTGCTTATCAAATGGAAGATGTTCTCGATGAATTCAAGCTGCTTTCAGTTGAAGACCATGGCGATGGCCTTCATGGTATTCTCTGCAAGTTTGGTGGCAACATCAGGAACCTGAAAGCTCGTTATCGGGCCATAAATGATCTGCAAAGGGTCAGCTCGAGGCTCAAGAGCGTCTGCGAGGGGCATAAAAGACTGCGCCAGAAATTCAGGAGAGCAGGGCAGCATGTTCAGTCCAATGATGGCGACGGCCCATGGCAGGACCACCGCAGTGATGCTCTTCTTTTAGACAAGACCGATCTTGTGGGCATTGAGGAGCCCAAGAGGCTTCTTGTGCAGCACCTCATCGAGGGTCCTGCCAAGAGGGAAGTAATCTCTGTGGTCGGGATGGGAGGGCTCGGAAAGACCACTCTTGTAAAGCAAGTCTACGACCACCCCGCCATAAAGAAGCACTTTGCTATCCGTGTTTGGGTCACTTTCTCTACATCTTCCAAGACAGAGGAGCTCCTGAAGGAAATGCTCCAAAAGATTGCCCATCAGATCAGGAAACCGGCTCCAAAGAGGGTGGACACCTCGAACAGTGATTGGCTGAAAATGATGATCAAGGGCTGCCTGCTCAACCGAAGGTACCTGATCATTCTTGATGATGTGTGGCACGTGAATAAATGGGATGCTGTCAAATATGCTTTTCCCAATGACGGGTGTGGCAGCAGAGTCATGCTGACCACGCGCAAGGCCGATGTAGCCTCTGCCTCCCTCGCGGATTTTGGTGGAAAGCGCTATGACTCAAAGCCCTTGGCCGATGAAGAGTCTTGGAAGCTCTTCTGCAGAAAGACATTTCCAGGGAACAACACCTGTCCTTCTAACTTGGAGGAGACCTGCAAGACTATACTGAGTAAGTGTGAGGGTCTGCCTCTCCCGATCGTGGCCATCAGTGGTGTATTGGCTTCAAAAGACATGCGAAGAATTGACGAGTGGGATCTTGTGAGGCGAACTCTTCGTGCAGAGATCGACGGAAACGACAGGCTCAAGAAGATCAACAAGGTACTGTCCCTCAGTTTCAACGACTTGCCTTACTACTTGAAGTCTTGTTTCTTGCACTTAAGCGTCTTTCCTGAGGGTCACGGAATCGAACGTATGAGGCTGATCCGGTTATGGGTAGCGGAAGGATTTGTTGAGACAAAGGAAGGTAGGACTCTTGAAGAAGTTGCAGAGGGTTACCTGAAAGAACTCTTGAACAGAAGCTTGTTGCAAGTGACAGACACGACTAGCGACGGGCGGGTCAAAGAGTGCCGAATCCACCACCTTCTACAGCAAATTGCAATTCAAAAGTCCAAGGACCAACACTTTGCTGCGAGAGTGGACGAACAGAATGCATCCTGGCCTGACAAAGTTCGTCGTCTTTCCATACATAACAGGTTCCAATCTTCACATAAAGACAGGTCACTTTCCCAACTTCGTTCCTTGTTCATGTCTGGCGTCGAGAAGTCCTCGGTAAAAGCAGCATTACTGTGCGTTCTCAAACTGCTCGCTGTTTTAGATTTGCAAGCTGTTCCTAATTTGAGGAAATTTCCGGTTCAAGTAGTTGAGATGTACTCCCTCAGGTACTTAAGCTTTAGGTATACTGAGGTAGAAACAGTTCCCAGTTCAATAGGGAAGCTACAGAACTTAGAGACGCTTGATCTGAAACATACATATGTCACTGATCTGCCTATCGAGATCATGAAGCTCCAGCGACTTCGGCATCTTCTCGTTTATCGCTATGAAACTATATCTTATTCGCATTCTAAGTATGGCTTCAGGACACCTGCGGATATTGGGTCACTGCAATATTTGCAGAAGCTCTGCTACATAGAGGCCGATGACGAGAGAAGTCACGCCCTAATGGAAGATATTGGGAAGCTGACCCAGTTAAGGAGGCTGTGCATCCTCAAGTTGAAGAAAGAAGATGGGGCAGCTTTGTGCTCTTCGATCGCAAAGTTGACCAATCTGGTGGCATTGTCGGTTTCCTCGTTGGAAGATGATGAAGTCCTTGATCTTCAGGACCTTTCTTCTCCACCTCCTCTGCTCCAACGGATTTACTTGAAAGGACGTTTATTGGCAATCCCGCATTGGATTCCCACCCTCGAGAGCATCGTCACATTACACCTGAGATTGTGCTGTTTGAAGGATGACCCACTGTTATCTCTTCAGAATCTGCCCAATCTTGTCCATGTCGAGTTGGAAAAGGTTTATAACTGGAAGATACTACACTTCAGCGCCAAAGGGTTCAAGAAGCTTCGCAGATTAGGTCTCGATAATTTTCAGGAGCTAAGGGGCATAGAGGTGGAAGAGGGAGCCTTGCCCAGCTTTGTTAAGTTGATTATCCAGCGATGCAAGTTACTGCAGAATGTTCCTTCGGGCATCGAATATCTGACGAAGCTCAAGGTGCTGGAATTCTTCGATGTGCACGATGAATTGGTCAGGAAACTCGAGCACGATGATCAGAGCGAAGACTATCGGAAAGTTGCTCACATTCCCGAGCTTCGTTATGGGTCGTGGACTGATGGGGGCTGGGATGTCAAGTCGGTGCAAAGAACCGGGGAGGAAGCTGGTTCTTCTCATTCTGGAAATGGTAGGAGCAGAAGTGAACTTCCTCCTTGTTGGAAGTGA